Proteins encoded within one genomic window of Couchioplanes caeruleus:
- a CDS encoding DUF6284 family protein — MDDFDSVEPSAADLAAIEREESLIFAEIEVLTAEIGILAAADRGGPSPLDWRRLRRANRRVIRAALDLAVKHHDDAREVA; from the coding sequence ATGGACGACTTTGACTCCGTTGAGCCGTCTGCCGCCGACCTCGCCGCGATCGAGCGTGAGGAATCGCTGATCTTCGCCGAGATCGAGGTGTTGACCGCCGAGATCGGCATCCTGGCCGCCGCCGACCGGGGCGGCCCGTCGCCGCTGGACTGGCGCCGCCTGCGCCGCGCGAATCGCCGCGTCATCCGCGCTGCCCTCGACCTGGCCGTGAAGCACCACGACGACGCGCGGGAGGTGGCCTGA